A genomic region of Deltaproteobacteria bacterium contains the following coding sequences:
- a CDS encoding LLM class flavin-dependent oxidoreductase, which yields MKIYNFDLLAYPHVPMDIPGTPLPSNLFDPLEGHRNYEEHFYEMEHCEQLGFEGVLFNEHHYSAYGTMPSPNLVAAALSQRTSQIKIGVLGNVLPLRHHPVRVAEEYAMVDCMSGGRLIAGFVRGIPPEYLWYNIDPKESRGRFEEAFELILRAWTEPVWSYHGEFFHLDNCATWPRPIQQPHPTIWVAARSAESIEWCARRRIPIAQVYQTASQIEDTFDYYRKVARDEGWEADPGQFILCRHIYVDETDEKAREIAEPALRYFFTLLNRGFKQTATAQGARVREALYTDKSFNYFREENRQRHDFSALGWEELDRVGYVIAGSPDTVARRLNEQMHTVGAEHFMGMFHIGNLPHSKVLASLDLFHKRVMPQLEGSR from the coding sequence ATGAAAATCTACAACTTCGACCTGCTCGCCTATCCGCACGTGCCCATGGACATCCCGGGCACGCCCCTGCCCAGCAACCTGTTCGATCCGCTCGAAGGCCATCGCAACTACGAAGAGCACTTCTACGAGATGGAGCATTGCGAGCAGCTCGGCTTCGAAGGGGTCCTGTTCAACGAGCACCACTACAGCGCCTACGGCACCATGCCGTCACCCAACCTGGTGGCCGCGGCGCTGAGTCAGAGGACCAGTCAGATCAAGATCGGCGTGCTCGGCAACGTCCTGCCGTTGCGTCACCACCCGGTCCGTGTGGCGGAAGAGTACGCCATGGTCGACTGCATGTCGGGCGGCCGCCTGATCGCGGGTTTTGTGCGCGGCATCCCTCCGGAATACCTCTGGTACAACATCGATCCGAAGGAATCGCGCGGGCGTTTCGAAGAGGCTTTCGAACTGATCCTGAGGGCATGGACCGAGCCCGTCTGGAGCTACCACGGCGAGTTCTTCCACCTCGACAACTGCGCCACCTGGCCCCGCCCCATCCAGCAGCCCCACCCGACGATCTGGGTCGCCGCGCGCAGCGCCGAATCCATCGAGTGGTGTGCGCGGCGCCGTATACCCATCGCCCAGGTGTACCAGACCGCCAGCCAGATCGAGGACACCTTCGACTACTACCGCAAGGTGGCCCGGGATGAAGGCTGGGAAGCCGACCCCGGGCAGTTCATCCTGTGCCGGCATATCTACGTGGATGAAACGGACGAGAAGGCGCGCGAAATCGCCGAACCGGCATTGCGCTACTTCTTCACGCTCCTGAATCGCGGTTTCAAGCAGACGGCCACCGCGCAGGGGGCGCGCGTCAGGGAAGCCCTGTACACCGACAAGTCATTCAACTACTTCCGCGAAGAGAACCGCCAGCGGCACGACTTCTCGGCGCTCGGTTGGGAAGAACTCGACCGGGTCGGGTACGTCATCGCCGGGAGCCCGGATACGGTCGCCCGTAGACTCAACGAGCAAATGCATACCGTCGGCGCCGAGCACTTCATGGGAATGTTCCACATCGGCAACCTTCCCCACAGCAAGGTGCTCGCTTCCCTGGACCTCTTCCACAAGAGAGTGATGCCGCAGTTGGAGGGGAGCCGGTAG
- a CDS encoding cupin domain-containing protein encodes MPGTQRITDLKTLDDLLESESMRGLWVGEERYFTEPRPFGAPHLWRWAKIQEGLEAASRIVPTNFKGSRRAITLVHPDIAGGTSHTLVMAVQLVKPGEAVYAHRHTAAAIRFILEGGTDAYTVTNGEKSVMEPGDLVVQPNWSWHNHINESDRDAVWIDVLDVGLMAMLRTMFQEPHPAEELKLFNSATDTTVRNPGGLAPPGRSLKQLVYKWRETLPALTEMLAEDKSAYDGRCLEYRDAVTGGPTFPTFSCWTQMLDPGEHTLLHRHTANHLYHGFRGSGVVEVGDTELAWEEGDFMVVPNWSWHRHRNGSDTEPAVLFSATDRPLLERLGLYREEDGNSKGAS; translated from the coding sequence GTGCCAGGCACCCAGCGCATCACCGACCTGAAAACCCTGGACGACCTCCTCGAAAGCGAGTCCATGAGAGGATTGTGGGTCGGCGAAGAGCGGTACTTCACCGAGCCTCGACCGTTCGGAGCACCCCATCTCTGGAGGTGGGCGAAGATTCAGGAGGGCCTGGAGGCCGCGTCAAGAATCGTGCCGACGAACTTCAAGGGCTCCCGGCGCGCCATCACGCTCGTCCATCCGGACATCGCCGGAGGAACGAGCCACACGCTGGTCATGGCGGTGCAGTTGGTCAAGCCCGGGGAGGCGGTATACGCCCACCGGCACACGGCCGCGGCCATACGGTTCATTCTTGAAGGGGGAACGGACGCCTACACCGTCACCAACGGCGAGAAATCCGTCATGGAGCCGGGCGACCTCGTGGTTCAGCCGAACTGGAGCTGGCACAACCACATCAATGAATCCGATCGGGACGCGGTCTGGATCGACGTTCTCGACGTGGGCCTCATGGCCATGCTGCGCACGATGTTTCAAGAGCCGCACCCTGCCGAGGAGCTGAAACTCTTCAACAGCGCCACCGACACCACGGTCCGGAATCCCGGCGGCCTTGCCCCTCCGGGAAGGAGCCTCAAACAACTGGTCTACAAGTGGCGCGAGACCCTGCCCGCTCTGACCGAGATGCTTGCCGAAGACAAGAGCGCTTACGACGGGCGTTGCCTTGAGTACCGCGACGCGGTCACGGGAGGACCGACATTCCCGACGTTTTCGTGTTGGACTCAGATGCTGGACCCGGGAGAGCACACCTTGCTCCACCGCCACACCGCCAACCACCTGTACCATGGTTTCCGCGGCTCCGGCGTCGTCGAAGTCGGAGACACGGAACTCGCCTGGGAAGAAGGCGATTTCATGGTCGTTCCCAACTGGAGCTGGCATCGACACAGAAACGGCTCCGACACGGAGCCCGCCGTCCTCTTTTCCGCCACGGATCGCCCTCTACTGGAACGGCTCGGGCTCTACCGCGAGGAAGACGGCAACAGCAAGGGCGCAAGCTGA
- a CDS encoding ATP-binding protein, giving the protein MVPREAEPLVRTLAREFKVVAVVGPRQSGKTTLAKTVFVAKPYASLEDLDVLGFARDDPRGFLGQFPAGAVIDEAQRCPDLFSYLQAVVDRDRAPGQFVLTGSQHFGLMQRITQSLAGRVGFVHLLPFSAGELHSAEWLPDSLDEVLLHGGYPPIFDMRAAPERWYNAYLNTYVERDVRQLRNIQDLSTFHLVLRLCAASVGQLADLTRIGNDAGVDQKTVRAWLNLLEASFILFRLQPHQRSFRKRLVKTPKLYFYDVGLAARLIGIESSAQMRTHSLRGALFENWVVTEFLKRRWNEGKQSNLFFWRSHGGLEIDLVLEQGQLLAPVEIKSGATVVPAWLRTLRRWRELAGEAAGRPLIVYGGDQAQQRTDADIVPWRQLWR; this is encoded by the coding sequence ATGGTCCCACGAGAGGCGGAGCCGCTGGTCCGGACACTGGCGCGCGAGTTCAAGGTCGTAGCGGTCGTCGGGCCGCGTCAATCGGGAAAGACCACGCTGGCGAAGACCGTCTTTGTCGCCAAGCCATACGCGAGCCTTGAGGATCTGGACGTCCTCGGCTTTGCGCGGGACGACCCACGCGGTTTCCTCGGTCAGTTTCCCGCCGGCGCGGTCATCGACGAAGCGCAGCGGTGTCCCGACCTGTTTTCCTACCTGCAAGCGGTCGTTGACAGAGACCGTGCACCGGGGCAGTTCGTGCTTACCGGTTCTCAGCACTTCGGGTTGATGCAGCGCATTACGCAGTCCTTGGCGGGACGGGTCGGCTTCGTCCATCTGCTGCCTTTCTCGGCCGGGGAGTTGCACTCGGCCGAGTGGTTGCCGGATTCCCTCGATGAGGTGTTGCTGCACGGGGGCTATCCGCCGATCTTCGACATGCGGGCGGCTCCGGAACGCTGGTACAACGCCTATCTCAACACCTACGTGGAGCGCGACGTCCGGCAACTACGGAACATCCAGGATCTATCGACCTTCCATCTGGTATTGCGGCTGTGCGCCGCGTCGGTTGGTCAGCTTGCCGACCTGACCCGCATCGGCAACGATGCCGGCGTCGACCAGAAGACGGTCCGCGCTTGGCTCAATCTGCTGGAGGCTTCGTTCATCCTGTTTCGCTTGCAGCCTCACCAACGTAGTTTCCGCAAACGGCTGGTAAAGACGCCGAAGCTCTATTTCTACGACGTGGGCTTGGCCGCCCGGTTGATCGGCATCGAGTCATCCGCCCAAATGCGCACCCATTCATTGCGCGGTGCACTGTTCGAGAACTGGGTCGTCACTGAATTTCTGAAGCGGCGCTGGAACGAGGGTAAACAGTCGAACCTGTTCTTCTGGCGCAGCCACGGCGGCCTGGAGATCGATCTGGTTCTGGAGCAAGGGCAGTTGCTGGCGCCGGTCGAGATCAAGTCGGGCGCAACGGTCGTTCCGGCTTGGCTGCGAACGTTGCGTCGCTGGCGCGAGTTGGCGGGAGAGGCCGCCGGCCGGCCGCTCATCGTATATGGCGGCGACCAGGCGCAACAACGCACCGATGCCGACATCGTACCCTGGCGCCAACTGTGGCGGTAA
- a CDS encoding class I SAM-dependent methyltransferase translates to MPTQQEIHGASDAEFVARMVERYPRRFNDQYWSVFRANVGRHLPAEPAIADLGCGPGLFLRDVSERHQGSRLYGFDVTPAMIEHARGLRYRGAPPTLEVHDVEKEPLSLGAGSMDLVSMTGVLHVLDDPFAVLAEVQRVLRPGGLFLLDDWVRMPLALYVQDRPRDRTEPPERQRAGWFRMFPFHNKYTADDWKWLLAEAGFSLVSSVQIRPQSQIFVAVVRTPFDPA, encoded by the coding sequence ATGCCCACCCAACAGGAGATTCACGGCGCGTCCGACGCGGAGTTCGTCGCACGCATGGTGGAGCGCTACCCCAGGCGTTTCAATGATCAATACTGGTCCGTCTTCAGGGCCAACGTGGGGCGGCATCTTCCCGCCGAGCCCGCCATCGCGGATCTGGGCTGCGGCCCGGGGTTGTTCCTGCGCGACGTCTCCGAACGCCACCAAGGCAGCCGGCTTTACGGTTTCGACGTCACCCCGGCCATGATCGAGCACGCGCGCGGGCTGCGCTACCGGGGTGCGCCGCCGACGCTGGAAGTGCACGATGTCGAGAAAGAGCCGTTGTCGCTAGGCGCCGGCAGCATGGACTTGGTATCCATGACCGGAGTGCTTCACGTCCTGGACGACCCCTTTGCCGTGCTGGCGGAGGTACAACGGGTGCTTCGCCCCGGCGGCCTGTTCCTGCTCGACGACTGGGTGCGCATGCCGCTCGCCCTTTATGTCCAGGACCGGCCGCGCGACCGCACCGAGCCGCCGGAGCGGCAGCGCGCGGGCTGGTTCCGCATGTTCCCGTTCCACAACAAGTACACCGCGGACGATTGGAAATGGCTGCTCGCCGAAGCAGGCTTCTCGCTGGTGTCCAGCGTCCAGATCAGGCCGCAGTCGCAGATCTTCGTGGCGGTGGTGCGTACGCCGTTCGATCCCGCTTGA
- a CDS encoding ABC transporter substrate-binding protein, translated as MPDPKLTMALSHYDRHVPLFDGSVNAEGLDIEVLEIGQSHPLRQGSRRHERMLQGEFDIGELSLSSYLISQSRDMPIKAIPVFPRRLFSLSQMWVNVDAGIESPKDLIGRTVGLSTFQTTLSVLAKGDLQSEYDVPWREIDWVIDRPEALPIEAEGVRIRYLEKGESIGAMLERGEIDALMMPHPPDEVVDGSDKIRRLFRDARAEELKYYRKNGFYPIMHVVAFKNEVLEKYPFAVQSVMDAFENAKTACREYYADPNWSSLAWTRHLYEEERAALGEDYWPYGLKRNRANLERFMGYSHDQGLMDRAVAVDELFVESTLDS; from the coding sequence ATGCCGGATCCCAAACTGACCATGGCCCTGTCCCACTACGACAGGCACGTGCCCCTGTTCGACGGAAGCGTCAACGCCGAAGGCCTGGACATCGAGGTGCTGGAGATCGGCCAGTCCCACCCGCTGAGGCAGGGCTCCCGGCGCCACGAGCGCATGCTCCAGGGCGAGTTCGACATCGGCGAGTTGTCGCTGTCGTCGTATCTCATCTCCCAGAGCCGCGACATGCCCATCAAGGCCATCCCGGTGTTCCCGCGGCGGCTGTTCAGCCTGTCGCAGATGTGGGTCAACGTGGACGCGGGCATCGAGTCGCCCAAGGACCTCATCGGCAGGACCGTGGGGCTGAGCACCTTCCAGACGACCCTTTCCGTACTCGCCAAGGGCGACCTGCAGAGCGAGTACGACGTGCCCTGGCGCGAGATCGACTGGGTCATCGACCGGCCCGAGGCCCTGCCCATCGAGGCCGAAGGCGTGCGCATCCGCTACCTGGAGAAGGGCGAGAGCATCGGCGCCATGCTGGAGCGGGGCGAGATCGACGCCCTGATGATGCCCCATCCGCCGGACGAGGTGGTGGACGGCTCGGACAAGATCCGCCGTCTGTTCCGCGACGCCCGCGCCGAGGAGCTCAAGTACTACCGCAAGAACGGCTTCTACCCCATCATGCACGTGGTGGCCTTCAAGAACGAGGTGCTGGAGAAGTATCCCTTCGCCGTGCAGAGCGTCATGGACGCCTTCGAGAACGCCAAGACGGCGTGCCGCGAGTACTACGCCGATCCCAACTGGTCCAGCCTGGCGTGGACCCGGCACCTCTACGAAGAGGAGCGAGCCGCCCTGGGCGAGGACTACTGGCCCTACGGCCTCAAGCGCAACCGCGCCAACCTGGAACGCTTCATGGGTTACTCCCACGACCAGGGGCTCATGGACAGGGCCGTGGCGGTGGACGAGCTGTTCGTGGAGTCGACGCTGGACTCATGA
- a CDS encoding VOC family protein: MARIRYVATLSRDPDALAGFYTQYLGMKELGRSPEGDVSLTEGLYNLTLFRKRQSLGELYMRRGLHHIGLQVENLAEVRARYQKFNPRGMVIAEPGGLHHGTIRIFDPECNPVTLSEASFGVEGEPELPRIAHVAFNALDPEMVLQFYTQVLGLREVGNSYERRRNGQLNRFCGDGSTNLAIHPFFTASVGHEKRFGVNHMGFLVNDLARKLDELGSVVAVKPRPPDRPYAEFRFRDPEGNALDLSQNKGWEVDVDKWDRAA, from the coding sequence ATGGCCAGAATCCGCTACGTGGCCACCCTGAGCCGCGACCCCGACGCACTGGCGGGCTTCTACACCCAGTACCTCGGCATGAAGGAGCTGGGACGCTCGCCCGAAGGGGACGTCTCCCTCACCGAGGGCCTCTACAACCTCACCCTGTTCCGCAAGCGGCAATCCCTGGGCGAGTTGTACATGCGCCGGGGGCTGCACCACATCGGCCTTCAGGTGGAGAATCTTGCCGAGGTACGGGCGCGTTACCAGAAGTTCAACCCCCGGGGCATGGTGATCGCCGAGCCCGGCGGCCTTCACCACGGCACGATCCGCATCTTCGACCCGGAGTGCAATCCCGTGACCCTGTCGGAAGCGAGTTTCGGCGTGGAGGGGGAACCCGAGCTGCCGCGCATCGCCCACGTCGCCTTCAACGCTCTCGATCCGGAGATGGTCCTCCAATTCTACACCCAGGTGCTGGGGCTCCGGGAGGTCGGCAACAGCTACGAGCGGCGGCGCAACGGCCAGCTCAACCGCTTTTGCGGCGACGGCTCCACCAACCTTGCCATTCACCCGTTCTTCACCGCCAGCGTTGGGCATGAGAAGCGCTTCGGCGTGAACCACATGGGTTTCCTCGTAAACGATCTGGCGCGGAAGCTGGACGAGCTGGGGAGCGTGGTGGCGGTGAAACCGCGTCCGCCGGATCGGCCGTACGCCGAGTTTCGCTTCCGGGACCCCGAGGGGAACGCCCTGGACCTGTCCCAGAACAAGGGCTGGGAAGTGGACGTGGACAAGTGGGACCGGGCCGCGTGA
- a CDS encoding cupin domain-containing protein: MAIEVMDLMDKGRKDLKREVVLNTKRFHTWVHVYREPGDKDDMHCHNADQSFYVMDGECTMHFPDGGKAVLTPGMVALIHGGEFYQLENSGTGPMILMGNRSGPSEDIKHINYELRRDIKELPREDRERIGKGGPVYVNQPAQDG, from the coding sequence ATGGCCATCGAAGTCATGGATCTGATGGACAAGGGGCGCAAGGACCTCAAGCGCGAGGTCGTGCTCAACACCAAGCGCTTCCACACCTGGGTGCACGTCTATCGCGAGCCCGGGGACAAGGACGACATGCACTGCCACAACGCCGACCAGAGCTTCTACGTCATGGACGGCGAGTGCACCATGCACTTCCCCGACGGCGGCAAGGCGGTGCTGACGCCGGGCATGGTGGCGCTCATCCACGGCGGCGAGTTCTACCAGCTCGAGAACTCCGGCACCGGCCCGATGATCCTCATGGGCAACCGCTCGGGCCCGTCGGAAGACATCAAGCACATCAACTACGAGCTGCGAAGGGACATCAAGGAGCTGCCCCGGGAAGACCGGGAACGCATCGGCAAAGGCGGCCCGGTGTACGTGAACCAACCCGCGCAAGACGGCTGA
- a CDS encoding BrnA antitoxin family protein, which translates to MKKATSRAPEKEQKAEIKALANLPDEKIDTTDIPEILDWSGARRGMLYRPVKQQITLRLDADVLAWFKANAPGGRGYQTEINRVLREHAQRAVNYS; encoded by the coding sequence ATGAAGAAGGCGACTTCTAGAGCACCTGAAAAGGAGCAGAAGGCGGAGATCAAAGCACTTGCGAACCTTCCGGACGAGAAGATCGATACAACCGATATACCCGAGATTCTCGACTGGTCCGGTGCTAGACGCGGCATGCTCTACCGGCCGGTGAAACAACAGATCACCCTGAGATTGGATGCCGACGTGTTGGCATGGTTCAAAGCAAACGCCCCAGGAGGACGCGGGTACCAGACCGAGATCAACCGCGTGCTTCGGGAGCATGCTCAACGAGCCGTGAACTACTCATAG
- a CDS encoding amidohydrolase family protein — protein sequence MEVRRLAVCLMVAAIGWVTNNSAALGQDVLISNVTVISPEREAPSEPTNVLVREGRIAGIGHERSLDAHGSGQVIDGTGRYLAPGLIDGHTHLSEIPGMTYRHEVAHPDIARAARRQIPRSYLFHGFTTVIDLIAQPDVIAEWNRQDVRPHAHFCGAAPVFDGYPMNFIPKPLRYRIMPYFLFDEARADAFPDGFEPAEHTPKGVVERMHGDGAVCVKTVFERGFGGRRHLPVPTKEMIRDLVAAAHARGMPVLLHANSQSAQAFGVEAGVDVLAHGMWNWADRKATELNPEVTRILDAIVQRNIVWQPTIQVLYGERDLHDPDYLSSPEFKHVLPWSLIDWYGTREGQWLRDRMRANPRVARALESGGWRGFAARPIARVTAALSYLASNGGRLSFGSDTPSSPTYANPPGLNGRQEMRRWLAAGVTPAQLFRAATIVNAEIFGLRDVVGTVEVGKRADLLLLARNPMEDVAAYDEIVIVILAGRVLHRADLSAKAAR from the coding sequence ATGGAAGTTCGTCGTCTTGCGGTCTGCCTCATGGTCGCTGCCATTGGATGGGTCACGAATAACAGCGCGGCTCTCGGTCAAGACGTTCTGATCAGCAACGTCACTGTTATCTCGCCGGAGCGGGAGGCCCCGTCGGAACCGACGAACGTGTTGGTGCGGGAAGGGCGGATCGCCGGCATCGGGCACGAGCGCTCGCTGGACGCCCATGGCTCCGGGCAGGTCATCGACGGTACCGGACGTTACCTCGCCCCCGGACTGATCGACGGCCATACCCACCTGAGCGAAATTCCAGGGATGACCTACCGGCATGAAGTGGCCCATCCGGACATCGCCCGCGCCGCGCGCCGGCAGATTCCGCGCAGCTACCTGTTCCATGGCTTCACCACGGTGATCGACCTGATCGCGCAGCCCGACGTCATTGCGGAGTGGAACCGGCAGGACGTCCGCCCTCACGCGCACTTTTGCGGGGCGGCGCCCGTCTTCGACGGTTATCCCATGAACTTCATCCCGAAGCCCCTCCGGTACCGGATCATGCCCTATTTCCTGTTCGACGAGGCGCGGGCCGACGCGTTTCCCGACGGGTTCGAGCCGGCGGAGCATACACCGAAGGGCGTGGTCGAACGGATGCACGGCGACGGCGCGGTCTGCGTCAAGACGGTGTTTGAACGCGGGTTCGGCGGCCGCCGCCATCTGCCGGTGCCCACCAAAGAGATGATCCGGGACCTGGTGGCCGCCGCGCACGCGCGCGGCATGCCGGTGCTGCTGCACGCCAATTCCCAATCCGCCCAGGCCTTCGGCGTCGAGGCGGGCGTCGACGTTCTCGCTCACGGCATGTGGAACTGGGCCGACAGGAAAGCCACCGAACTGAACCCGGAGGTCACCCGAATACTCGACGCCATCGTCCAGCGGAACATCGTTTGGCAGCCCACCATACAAGTGCTCTACGGCGAGCGTGACCTGCACGACCCCGACTATCTCTCCAGCCCCGAGTTCAAGCACGTGCTGCCGTGGAGCCTGATCGACTGGTATGGAACCCGGGAGGGGCAGTGGCTGCGCGATCGGATGCGCGCCAATCCAAGGGTGGCGCGGGCGCTGGAGAGCGGTGGCTGGAGAGGCTTCGCCGCCAGACCGATAGCGCGCGTCACCGCCGCGCTCTCCTATCTCGCCTCGAACGGTGGGCGGCTGAGCTTCGGCAGCGACACCCCGAGCAGTCCCACCTACGCCAATCCCCCGGGTCTCAACGGCCGGCAGGAAATGCGCCGTTGGCTGGCAGCAGGCGTCACTCCCGCTCAGTTGTTCCGCGCCGCGACCATCGTGAACGCGGAGATCTTCGGCCTGCGTGACGTCGTCGGGACGGTGGAAGTGGGAAAACGCGCGGACCTGTTGCTGTTGGCAAGGAACCCAATGGAGGACGTCGCCGCATACGATGAGATTGTCATCGTCATCCTTGCTGGGCGCGTTCTGCATCGGGCGGACCTGTCCGCCAAGGCCGCGCGATAG
- a CDS encoding ornithine cyclodeaminase family protein, whose translation MLFIKETPAATIIPMAQAIEAVEESLAETSRGNAVVLPRRRIHHANRMLFGVLPGSFKGAMGAYLQTDQDRAIHHETVILYSVDSGEPLILFQDCGINELRTGAAGGVGAKYLAPPDATRVAVIGSEKHAFTQLEAVCAVRPIETVRVFSPTPANRLRFAERAGNALDLEATAVNGAEAALDGADIAITATNAQSPVFEGRALRPGMHVTSIANGDKTRVRAEIDHETMTRAARVCVTSRSTLETNQSDVFRAVRDGVLAWDGVCELGDVILGNAPGRTAPEEITLFKLQGLGIMDLAVGLRAYEALKDSGSVRRL comes from the coding sequence ATGCTGTTCATCAAGGAAACCCCGGCGGCCACCATCATTCCCATGGCGCAGGCCATCGAGGCCGTGGAGGAATCCCTGGCGGAAACTTCCCGCGGCAACGCCGTGGTGCTGCCGCGCCGGCGCATCCACCACGCCAACCGGATGCTCTTCGGCGTGTTGCCGGGCTCCTTCAAGGGCGCCATGGGCGCCTACCTCCAGACCGATCAGGACCGGGCCATCCACCACGAGACCGTGATCCTCTACAGCGTCGATTCCGGCGAGCCCCTGATCCTGTTCCAGGACTGCGGCATCAACGAGCTTCGCACCGGCGCGGCGGGCGGCGTCGGCGCCAAGTACCTGGCCCCGCCCGACGCCACGCGGGTGGCGGTGATCGGCAGCGAGAAGCACGCCTTCACGCAGCTCGAGGCCGTGTGCGCCGTGCGTCCCATCGAGACCGTCCGGGTGTTCAGTCCCACCCCGGCGAACCGGCTCCGATTCGCCGAACGCGCCGGGAACGCTCTGGATCTGGAGGCAACGGCCGTGAATGGCGCCGAGGCCGCGTTGGACGGCGCGGACATCGCCATCACCGCCACCAACGCCCAGAGCCCGGTGTTCGAAGGCCGGGCCCTGCGTCCCGGGATGCATGTCACGTCCATCGCCAACGGCGACAAGACCCGCGTGCGCGCGGAGATCGACCACGAGACCATGACCCGCGCGGCCAGGGTCTGCGTCACCTCCCGGTCCACCCTTGAAACCAACCAGAGCGACGTGTTCCGCGCGGTCCGCGACGGCGTGCTCGCCTGGGACGGCGTCTGCGAGCTTGGGGACGTGATCCTCGGCAACGCGCCGGGCCGCACCGCCCCGGAAGAGATCACGCTGTTCAAGCTCCAGGGTCTGGGGATCATGGACCTCGCGGTGGGACTGCGAGCGTACGAGGCGCTAAAGGACTCCGGTTCGGTGCGGCGGCTCTAG
- a CDS encoding amidohydrolase family protein, with protein MAINGTKVIDLDSHLVGDVANWKHCIEDAWKEHLPRPLPTAPDERRKTLVGTRIMVGSEVTRQSGEKPQWHKAEDLAAGGRVRNLDKDGIDVAVLSPNSPALDLVWFPDDPELATAYCRAENDYMRQYANEFPERLQWAGVIPWQDVDLAVKELHRMADMGNQALNMKAVPVAGRLCWDPYYDPIYAELENLNWPIIVHDTKHDSMGQERFADNFFFSHMVGRVFESMVCMMSFICGGVLERFPKLNLVCLETGASQMPWWLGRMDEHFEKLPHLVPWLKMKPSEYFMRQVYVGCEPFEDEHFEVAVEMLGDDNLVLATDTPHWDSSPPGTVTRPILESDKLTEENKRKILGANAARILN; from the coding sequence ATGGCCATCAACGGTACCAAGGTCATCGATCTCGACAGCCACTTGGTGGGCGACGTGGCGAACTGGAAGCACTGCATCGAGGATGCGTGGAAGGAACACCTTCCGCGGCCGCTTCCCACGGCACCCGACGAAAGGCGCAAGACCCTGGTGGGGACGCGTATCATGGTGGGTTCGGAAGTGACCCGGCAGAGCGGCGAAAAGCCCCAATGGCACAAGGCGGAAGACCTGGCGGCCGGCGGGCGCGTGCGCAACCTCGACAAGGACGGCATCGATGTGGCCGTGCTGTCGCCCAACTCGCCCGCGCTGGACCTGGTGTGGTTTCCGGACGACCCGGAACTGGCCACGGCCTATTGCCGCGCCGAAAACGACTACATGCGGCAGTACGCCAACGAGTTTCCGGAACGCCTGCAATGGGCGGGCGTCATCCCTTGGCAGGACGTGGACCTGGCGGTCAAGGAACTGCACCGCATGGCCGACATGGGCAACCAGGCCCTCAACATGAAGGCGGTGCCGGTGGCCGGACGCTTGTGTTGGGACCCCTACTACGATCCCATCTACGCCGAACTGGAGAACCTGAACTGGCCGATCATCGTCCACGACACCAAGCACGATTCCATGGGCCAGGAACGGTTCGCGGACAACTTCTTCTTCTCGCACATGGTGGGGCGTGTCTTCGAGTCCATGGTGTGCATGATGTCGTTCATCTGCGGCGGCGTGCTGGAACGGTTCCCGAAGCTGAACCTCGTGTGCCTCGAGACCGGCGCCTCCCAGATGCCTTGGTGGCTGGGGCGCATGGACGAGCACTTCGAGAAGCTGCCGCACTTGGTGCCGTGGCTCAAGATGAAGCCGAGCGAGTATTTCATGCGGCAGGTGTACGTGGGCTGCGAGCCGTTCGAGGACGAGCACTTCGAGGTGGCGGTGGAGATGCTCGGCGACGACAACCTGGTGCTGGCCACGGACACGCCGCACTGGGACTCTTCCCCTCCCGGCACGGTGACCCGGCCCATCCTGGAGAGCGACAAGCT